In Fusobacterium sp. IOR10, the genomic stretch ATTAAAAGTAGGGGGCAAAATAATGGTAAAAAAAGATTTTATTCAATTATATTCTGAAGTAAATGATGTGAAAGATTTAAAGTGTGCCAAGGAAGATGTTGAACGTTTTTTAAATACTTTAAAAATTGCTTTAACTAAAGAAAAAGAATTGGTATTTAGAAATTTTGGTTCATTTGAAGTTAGAAAAACAAAGGAAAGAGATG encodes the following:
- a CDS encoding HU family DNA-binding protein, which encodes MVKKDFIQLYSEVNDVKDLKCAKEDVERFLNTLKIALTKEKELVFRNFGSFEVRKTKERDVVDPKDSNNIIKAKPRKYVKFKISRKIEDDLAD